TTCACAAGGCGTATTACCTCCTGGACGAGATCCTCGTGACGGGGGAGCTGCAGGAGAGCAGCAAGAAGAACATCCTGCGAGTGGTCTCCGCGCAGGACTCCCTGATGGAGGACACCAAGAGTAGCAAGAAGCTGGGCTCGCTCATTTGATGGGCAAGCGGGTGTGCGGTTGGCTGGTGAGCAGTTGGCGGGTGAGCGGTTTACGGGAAAGCGGTTGACACACCAAAGGGGAGCACCCACTCCGTTTCGCTGCTAGGCGAAGTGGTCCCCTCGCTCAAGCGTACAGACGTGGGTGCTACCTCGCCGCTTATTTACGTGTGCCCATTTTGGCCTATCCATCTGAAGCCATCTCCGGGtaaactcctttttttttttttgtgagacATCCTTTTGCAGGCGGTGGCGCGTTTATGTTTTTCCAACTTATTTGAAACATTGTAAAgcgtcgtttttttttttttttttttttttttcatttaaatgttatttttaagcAGGCATCTGCTGAATGTGTGTGCTAAATGTGTGTGCTAAATGTGTGTGCTAAATGTGTCCGCTAAACGTCTGCTAAACGCGGGGCACGCagaaggaggcaaaaaaaaaaaaaaaaacgctcacGTGGTGCGTAATGCTACAAAGCGTGGAACGGGTATAGGCAGTGGCCCCCTGTGCATTTTCGCAACGCGAGAGCCCCGTGAACTTCTACCCACAGGTATGGCTCACAAAGTGGGCTTCTGACTCACAATTGGGCTGCCAACTCGCAACTGAGGCGGCCAACTCGCAACTGAAGCGGCCAACTCACAACTTGGACGCCTGGGCCTCCTTGGCGGAGCCCTCCTCGGCCGCCCCGTTTGCGCTGACCTGGCTGACCTCGCTCGGGGACTGCTCCTCCTGGAGAGCCGGCCCCCCCTCGGTGTTCTTCTCATAATGGTAGGCATACCTCGCAGTGAGCAGAAGCAGTTCGTTCAATTTGGTGAGCAGCGAGCGGGGGTCCTCCAAAATGCCGGCAGCGATGCAGGCATTATCATACAGCTGCTGAACCAACAGCTTGGCCACCTCCTGGTTGGTATTTTTGAGGTGGAAAATCGACGTGACAATGGTATGCGAGGGGTTTAACTCCAAAGTGGCTGGTAAATTATGCAACATGCTATTATCCTGGAAAGAGGCATTCTTCATGGTGGCCTTCATAACCTTCCTCAACGTGGGGGACAAAAACCCAGTGACGACTGCAGGAGATTCGGTCAACCGGTCAGAGAATTTCACATCTGAGCATTTAGAACCCAATACGTCTTTGAAAtatttggctagctcacTCTTTTGGCTATCATTAAAGATGCggttcttctcccccccgttggAAGCTTCCTCCTTGTCTCCCCCCTTAGCCCCGTCGTCCCCCCTGTTCGCATTGAGCAGCTCCGGATCGAAGTCCTCATTCTGGGAGGAGTCTATGGAGACAAATTTGGACCCATTAAACTCCTGCAGATTCATGAGGACAAACTCATCGATTTCTTCAAAGAGGAGGAGCACATCGACGCCCTGCTTTTTGAAAGGCTCCATATAAGGGGAGGACAAAGCGACGTCTAAATCGTTCACACAAAAgtagtaaatttttttctgagcCTTTTTAAAGTTAGCTACATATTCCTTAAGGggaatatttttcctctGTTGAATAGAGTAAAAGCGCAAGAGGTTCATCAACATGCCTTTGTAAAACTGGTTGGAGGAATCCTCCAGCACTCCCTCCTTCAAGTAGTAGCTATAGTTGGCGTAAAACTTCCGGTATTTTTCCTCATCATTTGTGGCTTCCTTCTCTAGcgtcttcaaaattttcgtCACCACTACTCTAGAGATTTTGCTTATCAACGTGCTGTCCTGCATGTTTTCTCTGCTGATGTTGAGGGGCATGTCTTCGCAATCGATCACTCCCTTGACGAAGTGCAGCCACTTGGGAATTATATTATCTGCGCTCTTCTTCACTAGGACCTTTTTGCAATAAAGGGAGACCTCAATTTCGTTGCTCTGCTGGAACAACCTCGAGGGAGCTTCCTCCGGGATGTAAAAGACGCTCTTTATGGACATTGGCGCGTCCGTTTTGTAAAGCACCTTGTATACATATCCCTTATCATCAtcgtagctttttttttttgttaaaaatttgaaaaacttCTCGTGCTCTTCCTCAGTCACGTGGTCCTTGCACCACAGCGGTTTTTGGTTGTTAATCTGCACTTCGTCTGTCAAGCTTTCTGCGTCTCCCTTGGGGGCATCCGCCGAGGCGGTGGCGTCTGTCACCCCGTCCGCTACCCCCTCCATGGCTTTCTCCCGTTCTGCTTCGTTGAGAAGTCCCTCCTCTgcctgtgggggggaagcctcCTCATGCGCGGCGTCGTCCCCCTTCACCAAGCGGCTGCTCCCCTTGATGTCCTTCTTCCTATTGACGATATAAACTGGGAAGTTaatgaaggaggaaaatttCTCCACAATTTCTTGCACCCTATGGATGTTTGCGAATTCTTTACAGCTGTCCTTAAGGTGGCACACAATTTTGGTGCCTCTGGGGAGGTCCTCCACTTCCTTCAAAGTGAAAGTGCCATTCCCATCAGACTTCCAGTGGTAACCGACTGAGTTAGCATCATGTGATCGTGTGAACACTTCCACTTGATCCGAAACGACAAAGGAGCTGTAGAAGCCTACACCAAATTGCCCTATGATGTTATCTCCAGGTTTGGAAATTTCTCCCCTTTCAC
The DNA window shown above is from Plasmodium vivax chromosome 9, whole genome shotgun sequence and carries:
- a CDS encoding heat shock protein 90, putative (encoded by transcript PVX_091545A) — translated: MSLSKFARSTLQINKACGVVEAQAKSKTAAASCRGLRKISSGNNVQNKWYAQLIAKELSHRGGLVKHFSTAGESYEFKAETKKLLQIVAHSLYTDKEVFIRELISNSSDALEKRRFTQTASIKRVDDTTASETAEIPLHIKVSADAKKNLFIIEDSGIGMNKEEVIENLGTIAKSGSLNFLNALKERSSSASEESKKSPEQSGERGEISKPGDNIIGQFGVGFYSSFVVSDQVEVFTRSHDANSVGYHWKSDGNGTFTLKEVEDLPRGTKIVCHLKDSCKEFANIHRVQEIVEKFSSFINFPVYIVNRKKDIKGSSRLVKGDDAAHEEASPPQAEEGLLNEAEREKAMEGVADGVTDATASADAPKGDAESLTDEVQINNQKPLWCKDHVTEEEHEKFFKFLTKKKSYDDDKGYVYKVLYKTDAPMSIKSVFYIPEEAPSRLFQQSNEIEVSLYCKKVLVKKSADNIIPKWLHFVKGVIDCEDMPLNISRENMQDSTLISKISRVVVTKILKTLEKEATNDEEKYRKFYANYSYYLKEGVLEDSSNQFYKGMLMNLLRFYSIQQRKNIPLKEYVANFKKAQKKIYYFCVNDLDVALSSPYMEPFKKQGVDVLLLFEEIDEFVLMNLQEFNGSKFVSIDSSQNEDFDPELLNANRGDDGAKGGDKEEASNGGEKNRIFNDSQKSELAKYFKDVLGSKCSDVKFSDRLTESPAVVTGFLSPTLRKVMKATMKNASFQDNSMLHNLPATLELNPSHTIVTSIFHLKNTNQEVAKLLVQQLYDNACIAAGILEDPRSLLTKLNELLLLTARYAYHYEKNTEGGPALQEEQSPSEVSQVSANGAAEEGSAKEAQASKL